In Mycetocola zhujimingii, one DNA window encodes the following:
- a CDS encoding MBL fold metallo-hydrolase — MSISVHDQSQDLRLTVLGSSTPYPRADNPCSGYLVESGSTKLWMEAGTGTLGPLQRYTSLEQLDAVWISHLHADHSADLLAAFYGLMYSDNRRSSPLPLFGPPGIEGRLAHYLTNGSTVAPIASAFDVHELHDGHEAQVGSLALKTRSVSHGIPAFGVRVSSSSASLVFSGDTAPCENLTELALGCSALLCESESNEAPKDETQVHHTPEDTGRTAAAARAGKLIVTHVGRFLTPHDALERAATAYDGHIEFATPGATITIR; from the coding sequence ATGAGCATCAGCGTGCATGACCAATCGCAGGACTTGCGCCTCACGGTTTTAGGAAGTTCTACCCCGTATCCACGCGCGGACAATCCGTGCTCCGGCTATCTCGTCGAATCGGGCTCCACAAAACTCTGGATGGAGGCTGGCACGGGAACCCTTGGTCCCCTCCAGCGTTACACGAGCCTTGAGCAACTCGACGCAGTCTGGATCTCCCATCTTCACGCGGATCACAGCGCCGACTTGCTCGCAGCCTTCTACGGCTTGATGTACAGCGACAACCGTAGATCCAGCCCACTGCCACTATTTGGGCCCCCGGGCATTGAGGGGCGGCTGGCCCACTACCTCACCAACGGGAGCACGGTCGCGCCTATCGCGTCCGCCTTCGACGTGCACGAGCTTCATGACGGACACGAGGCTCAAGTGGGAAGCTTGGCGTTGAAGACGAGAAGCGTCTCCCACGGCATTCCCGCGTTCGGCGTACGTGTTTCCAGCTCCTCCGCCTCGCTCGTGTTCTCCGGCGACACGGCTCCATGCGAGAACTTGACAGAACTCGCACTGGGATGCAGCGCACTCTTGTGCGAGTCAGAGAGCAACGAAGCGCCGAAGGATGAAACTCAGGTGCACCATACGCCCGAAGACACCGGGAGGACCGCCGCGGCTGCTCGAGCGGGAAAGCTCATCGTCACACATGTGGGCCGTTTTCTTACCCCACATGACGCGCTCGAACGCGCAGCAACGGCATACGACGGGCATATTGAGTTCGCGACACCGGGAGCAACGATCACAATCAGATAG
- a CDS encoding GNAT family N-acetyltransferase — translation MTDIRDALSSDLDAILAIHNEAILNSRAIWLDEPVHVEDREAWLAERQKAGHPVVVAVVDGSVIAYASYGPWQSRSGYRFTVENSVYVAAGHRGRGIGALLLAELLERAQRAGMHVMVADIEAGNSASIKLHERFGFTTTGTLHQVGTKFGEWLDLVFMERKLDDAPVLTRIAS, via the coding sequence ATGACCGATATTCGAGATGCCCTTTCTTCCGATTTGGACGCCATTCTGGCGATCCACAACGAAGCCATACTCAATTCCAGAGCTATCTGGCTTGACGAGCCCGTTCACGTCGAGGATCGGGAGGCCTGGCTGGCGGAGCGGCAGAAGGCGGGGCATCCAGTCGTCGTTGCGGTGGTCGACGGGTCCGTGATCGCGTATGCGAGTTACGGTCCATGGCAATCCCGCTCGGGCTATCGGTTTACCGTGGAGAACTCTGTCTATGTGGCCGCTGGACACAGGGGGCGGGGTATCGGCGCACTGTTGCTTGCGGAGCTTCTTGAACGGGCGCAGCGTGCCGGGATGCACGTGATGGTGGCAGACATTGAGGCGGGAAACTCGGCGTCAATCAAGCTGCACGAGCGCTTCGGGTTTACCACCACTGGGACGCTCCACCAGGTGGGGACCAAGTTCGGCGAATGGCTGGATCTTGTCTTCATGGAACGGAAACTGGACGACGCGCCCGTGTTGACACGGATTGCTTCTTGA
- a CDS encoding helix-turn-helix domain-containing protein: MSNKLVKTTDVGAIVREARETRGWSGAQLAVAAGVSRAMIDRVEKGLSSPTTELLGKLSAALGLTMSALLSRQVEMRPALLRIEERPTWVDPVTNYSRKQVASSPTFPVDVTEIRLPAGARITYPAATYAFTRHLIWVLSGSLTFHEGNEIHKLAAGDRLVLGDPVECEYLNRTTDECVYCVVVSPR; this comes from the coding sequence ATGTCTAACAAATTAGTCAAAACGACAGACGTCGGGGCGATCGTGCGTGAAGCACGGGAGACCCGCGGATGGTCAGGCGCCCAGCTCGCGGTAGCGGCTGGGGTATCTCGCGCGATGATCGACCGCGTCGAAAAAGGGTTGAGTAGCCCGACCACCGAGCTGCTCGGAAAGCTCTCTGCGGCCCTCGGGCTGACGATGTCTGCACTTCTCAGCCGCCAGGTGGAGATGCGCCCGGCATTGCTTCGCATTGAGGAGCGCCCCACGTGGGTGGACCCCGTAACCAATTACTCGCGAAAACAAGTGGCCTCATCCCCCACTTTCCCCGTCGACGTCACCGAGATCCGATTGCCAGCGGGCGCTCGAATCACTTACCCCGCCGCGACGTATGCTTTCACGAGGCACCTGATATGGGTCTTGAGCGGCTCCCTGACATTCCATGAAGGCAACGAGATCCACAAGCTCGCCGCCGGCGACCGCCTCGTCCTCGGTGATCCCGTCGAATGCGAATACCTCAATCGCACAACGGATGAATGCGTGTACTGCGTCGTCGTTTCCCCGCGCTAA
- a CDS encoding MFS transporter, translated as MSNHPPLPSAKRWLGLGLIAAAQFVVIMDTSIIGVALPDIQRELGFTPESLSWVFNAYVVAFGGLLLLGGRLADVFGARKIFVIGWVILIAGSLLAGAASNIGIEIAGRAIQGAGSALIAPAALTLLMMLFGGTSDLPKAFAIYGAAAPIGGTVGVFLGGVLTEYASWPWVFYVTIPIALLVLVLTTTALPRTVRRASGSVDVGGALAVTGGLTAVVYAVVNAPAVGWFTAPTLGVLVAGILLLVIFLSIQRRSRNPLLRLSLLSAPLLAAANSAQLLLGAAWVSMWFFLNLYLQQVLGANAFAAGAALLPMTGLIVLVMVALAPRLQARFGAKSLIVTGLLMLSAGLVWLSFVRPDGNYALDVLPGSLLAALGMAIAFVPSLGTAINAAPPGETGVAAGLVSTSYQIGSALGLAVFTAVAYGVSGSNPSPVELTHGYSAAFIGAAILALLGAIITAITMTKPFPDSAETAGRASGGGNIEHASPLTRRTSVLRRFLRGASIITAATAAAVLTSVGTNAVLEQTERAQLSYGERVEVGDGALNVHRHGTTGPTVVMLTGYGTASPVADFGPLIRELDGFQVVVVEGFGYGHADVEAPPRTVENITAELHTALTEVGVDEPYVLMGHSIAGLCTLYYANQYRDEVSAVVGIDASVPGQMNGLAGAVSPFDRLIGWTGLPRLATTIMPALAEPDGEEFTPAERKQIRLMTAWNYGNPAVTDEANQGARNFAAVKDLTYPNDLPVLSFVKKEGNQPRWKELHEIQLSNLEHGELIELDGGHYLHWTHSPQIADEFTEFLGELNL; from the coding sequence ATGTCCAACCATCCGCCCCTACCGTCAGCGAAACGATGGCTCGGCCTCGGCCTCATCGCCGCAGCGCAGTTCGTCGTCATCATGGACACCTCGATCATCGGGGTTGCTCTCCCCGACATACAGAGAGAGCTCGGCTTCACACCGGAGTCACTGTCATGGGTGTTCAACGCCTATGTCGTCGCCTTCGGCGGCCTGCTCCTGCTGGGAGGACGACTGGCCGACGTGTTCGGGGCCAGAAAAATCTTCGTCATAGGCTGGGTCATCCTCATCGCGGGATCGCTACTGGCCGGGGCTGCCAGCAACATCGGCATCGAGATCGCAGGCCGCGCCATCCAAGGAGCAGGGTCCGCGCTCATTGCCCCAGCCGCTCTAACGCTGCTGATGATGCTCTTTGGTGGCACGTCAGACCTCCCGAAAGCGTTCGCCATTTATGGCGCAGCGGCGCCAATCGGAGGCACCGTAGGAGTCTTCCTCGGCGGTGTGCTGACTGAGTACGCCAGCTGGCCGTGGGTGTTCTACGTCACCATCCCGATCGCGCTCCTCGTCCTCGTGCTCACGACCACCGCACTCCCTCGTACCGTTCGACGTGCGTCTGGATCCGTCGACGTTGGCGGCGCGCTCGCTGTGACGGGCGGGCTCACCGCGGTCGTCTACGCGGTTGTAAACGCACCCGCGGTGGGTTGGTTCACGGCCCCCACCCTCGGCGTGCTGGTCGCGGGCATCCTGCTGTTGGTGATCTTTCTCTCCATCCAGAGACGAAGCCGCAACCCGCTTCTCCGGCTTAGTCTGCTCAGCGCGCCGCTGCTCGCAGCCGCGAACAGCGCACAGCTTCTCCTTGGCGCGGCATGGGTATCGATGTGGTTCTTCCTGAACCTCTACCTGCAGCAAGTACTCGGAGCGAATGCCTTCGCGGCCGGCGCAGCCCTCCTCCCGATGACTGGCCTGATCGTTCTCGTTATGGTCGCGCTGGCACCACGGCTCCAAGCCAGATTTGGCGCGAAGTCGCTGATCGTCACCGGACTCCTCATGCTTTCGGCCGGCCTTGTGTGGCTGTCCTTTGTCCGCCCGGACGGCAACTATGCACTCGACGTTCTTCCCGGATCGCTCTTGGCTGCCCTCGGAATGGCGATAGCCTTCGTGCCCTCTCTCGGGACCGCTATCAATGCGGCGCCGCCCGGGGAAACTGGCGTTGCCGCAGGGCTTGTGAGCACCAGCTACCAGATCGGATCCGCGCTCGGACTCGCGGTCTTCACGGCGGTCGCTTACGGCGTCTCCGGTAGCAACCCTTCCCCGGTAGAGCTGACCCACGGCTATTCCGCAGCCTTCATCGGCGCAGCTATCCTTGCCCTACTCGGAGCAATCATTACCGCCATCACGATGACCAAGCCTTTCCCCGATAGCGCGGAGACGGCGGGGCGAGCGAGCGGCGGCGGAAACATCGAGCACGCGTCCCCGCTTACGCGGCGCACGTCTGTTCTCAGGCGTTTCTTGCGTGGCGCGAGCATTATTACCGCAGCAACTGCGGCCGCCGTGCTTACGTCAGTTGGTACAAACGCCGTGCTGGAGCAGACAGAGCGGGCGCAACTGTCGTACGGCGAACGCGTAGAGGTGGGCGATGGCGCCCTGAACGTGCACCGACACGGGACGACCGGTCCGACGGTAGTCATGCTCACCGGATACGGCACTGCATCACCCGTCGCCGACTTCGGACCCCTCATCCGCGAGTTGGATGGCTTCCAGGTCGTCGTCGTCGAGGGCTTCGGATATGGCCACGCTGACGTGGAGGCGCCGCCGCGCACCGTCGAGAACATCACCGCCGAACTCCACACCGCGCTCACCGAGGTTGGGGTCGACGAGCCATACGTGCTGATGGGGCACTCCATCGCTGGGTTGTGCACCCTCTACTACGCGAACCAGTACCGCGACGAAGTGTCGGCAGTGGTCGGGATTGACGCTTCGGTTCCCGGGCAGATGAATGGGCTCGCCGGCGCGGTCAGCCCGTTCGATCGCCTAATCGGGTGGACGGGACTGCCGCGCTTGGCCACGACGATCATGCCGGCGCTGGCTGAGCCTGATGGCGAGGAATTCACGCCTGCCGAGAGGAAGCAAATCCGCCTAATGACGGCCTGGAACTACGGCAACCCAGCGGTCACCGACGAAGCCAACCAAGGCGCTCGGAACTTTGCGGCCGTGAAGGACCTGACCTATCCGAACGACCTGCCAGTCCTTTCCTTCGTAAAGAAGGAGGGCAACCAGCCGCGCTGGAAGGAACTACACGAGATCCAGCTAAGCAACCTCGAGCACGGTGAACTCATTGAGCTCGACGGCGGCCACTACCTCCACTGGACACACTCGCCCCAGATCGCGGACGAATTCACAGAGTTCCTAGGGGAACTGAATCTATGA
- a CDS encoding single-stranded DNA-binding protein: protein MSPLTFHTQQSLSGFIASEPQQSVAENGDTRLYVRVGQPHFRREDGGGFTELEPTFHDLVAYRATAERALRRFAKGDSFVAEGYVRTFEVERDGTVLEREEFVAKKMGHDLARTNYSVDRARREAAGTDRHSRGVDNVFSRTAVAPRTNSVALGM, encoded by the coding sequence TTGAGTCCCCTGACATTTCACACACAACAATCGCTCTCGGGCTTCATTGCATCAGAGCCACAGCAGTCGGTCGCGGAGAACGGCGACACGCGCTTATACGTCCGAGTAGGCCAGCCCCACTTTCGTCGCGAGGATGGCGGCGGCTTCACCGAACTCGAGCCAACCTTCCACGACCTCGTAGCCTACCGCGCCACCGCCGAGCGGGCGCTCAGGCGGTTCGCGAAGGGCGACAGCTTCGTCGCGGAGGGCTACGTGCGAACATTTGAGGTCGAGCGCGACGGCACAGTACTTGAACGCGAGGAGTTCGTTGCAAAGAAGATGGGACACGACCTCGCACGCACGAACTACTCGGTAGACCGAGCTCGCCGCGAAGCAGCGGGCACCGATAGACACTCTCGCGGCGTCGACAATGTCTTCTCGCGCACGGCCGTGGCGCCGCGCACCAACTCTGTCGCGCTGGGTATGTGA